The Panicum hallii strain FIL2 chromosome 5, PHallii_v3.1, whole genome shotgun sequence genome contains the following window.
ACCGCCGCTTCAAcccctccggcggcggcggcggcaagaacCACTTCCTCGGCCGCGTCCGCATCTACGGCTCCCAGTTCTCGCGCCGCGGCGAGGAGGGCATCGTCTACTTCCCGCTCGAGAAGCGCAGCCTGCTCAGCTGGATCCGCGGTGAGGTCGGGCTCAAGATTTACTACTACGACGAACCGGCggacgggccgccgccgccaccaccggaGGACAAGCCGCCGGAGCAGGCCGACAACGCGCCGCCGATGGAGGTCCCTCCGGAAGCGCCCAAGGAGCTCCAGGAGATGCCCGCGCCGACCGAGGCCGCCGTCGAGGTGCAGCAGCCGGCGGCGCAGCCTCCAATCATTACAGTGGAGGAAGCGCCCATGCACCCaccgatgatgatgatgccgCCGATGCACGGGACACACGGGCCGCACGGCCCTATGATGCCGCCAATGCACGGCCCCCATCGCCCCATGATGCCGCCGCCGATGTACGGGCCGCACGGGCCAAtgacgccgccgccaccggaaccgcagccgcagccggaGCCAGAGCCCgcgccggagccggaggccgGCGACCAGTACCCTCCCGAGGTGCGCAAGACGCGGATGGCGTCGAGCACGGAGCGCGTCCGCGTCATGCGCCACCCGAGCGGCGGCCTGGCCCCGGATTACTACGCTTCATCGCCCCGCGTCATCTCCGGGCGGTTCGTCTCCACCGGCGAGTCCGTGGAGCCCGTACAGTCGTCGTCGTACGACCTGGTGGAGCCGATGCGCTACCTGTTCGTGCGCGTCGTGCGGGTGCGCGGCATCCGCGCCTGCGAGGGCCCCTACGTCAAGGTCCAGGCCGGCCCGTACTCGCTCCGGTCGCGGCCCGGCCGCGACGTCTCCGGCACCGGCAACCCCGAGTGGAACCAGGTGTTCGCCATCAGCCACGCCAAGCCGGAGCCCACGCTGGAGATCTCCGTGTGGGACGGAGGGGCGCCCTCCCCCGCCGAAGCCTTCCTCGGCGGCGTGTGCTTCGACCTCTCCGACGTGCCGGTCCGCGACCAGCCCGACGGCCCGCTGGCTCCGCAGTGGTACCGGCTCGAGGGCGGCGAGCCGGGCATGGTGACGGGGGACATCATGGTGGCGGTGTGGATCGGCACGCAGGCGGACGACGCGTTCCCGGAGGCGTGGAACACCGACGCGCCGTACGCCGCGTACACGCGCTCCAAGGTGTACCAGTCGCCCAAGCTCTGGTACCTGCGCGCGTCGGTCATCGAGGCGCAGGACCTGCGCGTGCCGGCGCCCCCGCCGGGGCTCCCGTTCGACGTGCGCGTCAAGATACAGCTCGGCTTCCAGTCGGCACGGACGCGGCGGTCGGTGGCGAGCAGCAGCGGCTCCGCGTTCGCGTGGTCCGAGGACCTCATGTTCGTCGCGTCCGAGCCGCTGGACGACAACCTCATCGTGCTTGTCGAGGATCGGTCCATGATCAAGGAACCCTCGCTGCTCGGCCACGCCACCATTCCGGTGGCCTCCGTCGAGCAGCGCCTCGACGAGCGGCAGATCGTCGCGTCGAGATGGTTCAACCTGGAAGGCGGGACGTCCGGCATCGGCATGCCTTCCAGCAATGCCGGCGGCCCGCCGGCGTTCTACTCCGGGCGGCTGCACCTCCGGCTCTGCCTGGAAGGCGGGTACCACGTGCTCGACGAGGCGGCGCACGTGTGCAGCGACTACCGGCCGACGGCGAAGCAGCTGTGGAAGCCGCCGGTGGGCGTGCTGGAGCTGGGCATCATCGGCGCGTGCAGCCTGCTGCCGATGAAGACCAAGGGCGGCGCCAAGGGGTCCACGGACGCGTACTGCGTGGCCAAGTACGGCAAGAAATGGGTGCGCACGCGCACGGTGACGGACAGCCTGAACCCGCGGTGGAACGAGCAGTACACGTGGCAGGTGTACGACCCGTGCACGGTGCTGACGGTGGCGGTGTTCGACAACTGGCGCAtgttcgccggcgccggcgacgagcgGCAGGACTACCGCATCGGCaaggtgcgcgtgcgcgtgtcGACGCTGGAGAGCAACCGGGCGTACACGGCGTCGTACccgctgctggtgctgctgcggTCGGGGTTGAAGAAGATGGGCGAGGTGCAGCTGGCCGTGCggttctcgtcgccggcgcaGCTGCCGGACACGTGGACGACGTACACGTCGCCGCTGCTGCCGCGCGTGCACTACCTGCGGCCGATCGGCGTGGCGCAGCAGGAGGCGCTCCGCGGCGCGGCGGTGCGCACGGTGGCAACGTGGCTGGCGCGGTCGGAGCCGCCGCTGGGGCCGGAGGTGGTGCGGTACATGCTGGACGCGGACGCGCACACGTGGAGCGTGCGGCGCGCCAAGGCGAACTGGTTCCGCATCATGGGGGTGCTGGCCTGGGCCGTCGGGCTGGCGCGGTGGCTGGACGGTGTGAAGCGGTGGCGCAACCCGTCGACGACGGTGCTCGTGCACGCGCTGTACCTGGTCCTGGTGTGGTACCCGGAGCTGGTGGTGCCGACGGCGTCGCTGTACGTGTTCATGATCGGCGTGTGGTACTACCGGTTCCGGCCGCGGGGCCCCGCCGGGATGGACGCGCGGCTGTCGCAGGCGGACACGGTGGACGGCGACGAGCTGGAGGAGGAGTTCGACCCGGTGCCGCCGCCGGACGTGCTGCGGCTGCGGTACGAGCGGCTGCGCGCGCTGGCGGGGCGCGTGCAGCGGGTGATGGGCGACGTGGCGGCGCAGGGGGAGCGGCTGCAGGCGCTGGTGAGCTGGCGGGACCCGCGCGCGAGCCGGATCTTCGTGGGCGTGTGCCTCGCCGTGGCCGTGGCGCTGTACGCCATGCCGCCCAAGATGGTGGCCGTGGCAGGCGGGTTCTACTACCTGCGCCACCCCATGTTCCGGGACCccatgccgccgccggccgtcaacTTCTTCCGCCGCCTGCCGAGCCTCTCCGACAGGCTGCTCTGACCTCTGAGAGCGGCGCGGGCgtgttcttcttttttttcttccccACCACCCTGATTAATATTCCCCATTTTGCTGTAATAACGATCGTGCAACTGATGTATCGGATCAGAGAGAGATAGAATCAAACAACATTGAGATTGATGTATTCATAAGCATACATAGATAGTACAGTAACATTGAGATAGTAGTGTAGTTGCCATGGCAATTTGATGCATTTGTTTAGCTCTGCTTTGAGCATCATCAGTTGCCCATCTCATTTCTGCTTTAGCTTTTCTCTTTCTGAAAGGAAAGAACAATATGACTGGGTCCTGTTCTGCAAGACTGAGCATCTCCAAGAGTATCTAAAAAATTTAGTCCTAAAAACAAGTTGTAGCACCTTGCTAAAAATCATTAGGAGCAAAAAATTATTAGGTCCAGGTGGAGAGGGGATGGGACCAAAGGCCGCGGCTGAACGGCGATTGGAGCGCATGCTGGGTGCCGAAGGGAGCGCAGAAGACGGTAGCGTGTGGGGAGGCAATGGGAGCCCGGCGACGAGTGCGATTTGACCGGG
Protein-coding sequences here:
- the LOC112895915 gene encoding protein QUIRKY encodes the protein MAAGGGGGAGPPPTGPPPMQRKLAVEVVDARDLVPKDGLGTSSAFAVVDFDGQRKRTRTAPRDLNPQWHERLEFEVHDPANMHAEALDVSLYHDRRFNPSGGGGGKNHFLGRVRIYGSQFSRRGEEGIVYFPLEKRSLLSWIRGEVGLKIYYYDEPADGPPPPPPEDKPPEQADNAPPMEVPPEAPKELQEMPAPTEAAVEVQQPAAQPPIITVEEAPMHPPMMMMPPMHGTHGPHGPMMPPMHGPHRPMMPPPMYGPHGPMTPPPPEPQPQPEPEPAPEPEAGDQYPPEVRKTRMASSTERVRVMRHPSGGLAPDYYASSPRVISGRFVSTGESVEPVQSSSYDLVEPMRYLFVRVVRVRGIRACEGPYVKVQAGPYSLRSRPGRDVSGTGNPEWNQVFAISHAKPEPTLEISVWDGGAPSPAEAFLGGVCFDLSDVPVRDQPDGPLAPQWYRLEGGEPGMVTGDIMVAVWIGTQADDAFPEAWNTDAPYAAYTRSKVYQSPKLWYLRASVIEAQDLRVPAPPPGLPFDVRVKIQLGFQSARTRRSVASSSGSAFAWSEDLMFVASEPLDDNLIVLVEDRSMIKEPSLLGHATIPVASVEQRLDERQIVASRWFNLEGGTSGIGMPSSNAGGPPAFYSGRLHLRLCLEGGYHVLDEAAHVCSDYRPTAKQLWKPPVGVLELGIIGACSLLPMKTKGGAKGSTDAYCVAKYGKKWVRTRTVTDSLNPRWNEQYTWQVYDPCTVLTVAVFDNWRMFAGAGDERQDYRIGKVRVRVSTLESNRAYTASYPLLVLLRSGLKKMGEVQLAVRFSSPAQLPDTWTTYTSPLLPRVHYLRPIGVAQQEALRGAAVRTVATWLARSEPPLGPEVVRYMLDADAHTWSVRRAKANWFRIMGVLAWAVGLARWLDGVKRWRNPSTTVLVHALYLVLVWYPELVVPTASLYVFMIGVWYYRFRPRGPAGMDARLSQADTVDGDELEEEFDPVPPPDVLRLRYERLRALAGRVQRVMGDVAAQGERLQALVSWRDPRASRIFVGVCLAVAVALYAMPPKMVAVAGGFYYLRHPMFRDPMPPPAVNFFRRLPSLSDRLL